A stretch of DNA from Sugiyamaella lignohabitans strain CBS 10342 chromosome B, complete sequence:
ATAAACTCCCATTGCATTCATTTCACCTAGCAGAGGTCCCACTGCCTTGCTTAGATGATCAAGGATAACAATCTCATCCTCAGAAGGTTCTGCTTGAACTCTTACAATATTCCTCTTGTGAATATACTGTCGCACATCCAAACTATCTTCGGTACGGATTTCCGTTCGGGATATTTTTAAATTGTCTATGACTAGCTGTACACCTTCAATATGGCCAGATGGAGTAGCTGTGAGAGCCAAAATTCGGCAAGATTGCTGAAATCTGTAGATAAAGTTAACAATTTCAACATAGGAATAATTCCCTGTTGCTCGATGTGCTTCATCAAACACAAGGCATGCGATTGACTTGGGATCTACTCGGCCACGTTTTAGATCACCCTCGACAATCTGAGGAGTACAGAAAAAGACTCGCTTTGACTTCCAAAGTTCTTCGCGACTTCCATCTGCTTTAGCTCTACTTGTTCCAATCATTACACAAGCATCTGTCTTGGAGATACCTGTGATACCAAGACATGCTTCAATCTGCTGCGATACTAATGGTCTTGTGGGAGCcataaaaataatcttAGCGTCCACAGTCCATCTATACCAATTTAGCATAACTGTACTAGCAATAAATGTTTTTCCCATACCTGTCGGTAGCGCACACAGAACATTGTTGAATAGAGCCTTTTGGACGATATTCATTTGATAATCTCGAGGCGGGAGATTTGTGGGGTAGATATAGCTGCCAAGAGTATCAGGATTCAGTTCATGATGTGTCACTGCAATCCCAAAGTTGCTACTTGTCGAGGTTCTACTGCTTGTACTTCGCTGGGATGTTGTTATTCGAGAACTACTTGAGGGCGGTCTTTTATCAAAGAAGCTTGATCCTCTGGATGCTGGTACTGCTGCACTTGATCCTGGCGTTGCATCGCTTGATTCTAACTTCGGCGCTGAAGTTATTGCAAGGAGTTctgcatcatcatcagagtCTGTATCAAAATCGAGCTCAATCAATTCAGGTGGAAGATTTCCCCATGATTTGGTCATAGCGTTGACATCAAAAAACACGAAGCATACGCGCTCCAGCAGCCGTATTAAATAATACCGCTCAAAATCAACCTTTTATACGTTCATTTTATAGTTCTGGCAGCGCCgacaatcaaaacaaataaaacaataaaacTATTTGCACAAacataataaattataataATTACATTACACACGATggcatataaatatctaaTTATTTAAGACCCTCATCACGAAGATCAAATGACGAAATAGGACGTATTGGTTCGGGTCTCATATTGAGTCTACTGCTCACTCTAGAAGGAACGCTGTTGAGATCCAACATAGACGTAGATTTTCCAAGGTTTCCCGATGATTTCATCCTTCTTGGAGCATATGAGGTTCTGGATCCAGATGGTGAACCGGGATAGCTTTTCAGTGAAAAATCTGCCTCGTTAAGACCCTCTTCTAATAATCGGTCAGCATCCTCACGGCCAAAGTCATCTATATACGACTTGCCATTTCCTGAGAACCTAGAATAAACTGACCATATGGGATGAGTCAGATATCGAAGTTTATTATGAAATAATGATGAAAACCCAAGAAATCTGCGTGAGGAATGACCGCGACCCAAAAATGATTTAAAATATGCGAAAGCAAGCCAGAAAAGTAATATtagaaaaacaaatagaATGTGAATTCCAGAAATAACGGGTGCATGACGAATAGGTGTGCTGAATGGAATCCCTTCGCCCCCGATAATATATTGTGGATTAGGTACACCAGCAGGCATATATCCGACATCTATCATACCCGGTCTAGCAGAAGGTATCTGACTAGATGCATAGAGCATTGCCTTGCCTAGAGTCCAAGTTAATTCGACACCGTCGATTGAAACTGCGCTTTGGAATGGATCAATGAAATCATGGATGTTCCTGGTATCTAACTGattctcaaaatcaatagATGTAGCTCGTTTATCCAATTCTAAAAGAACTTTGCCATTATCTGATACTGGTACTCCAAATCCCTCATGCAAAATATTTACCACCCAAGCTGCCTTAAAGCATGCTGTAGATAAGTACTCTTTTTTCATATCTTTATACACCCCTTGTTCACTGTTTGCTAAAACTTCTTCCCAAGACAATGAACAGAACTCCTTGGCCTTACTACTGAACTTGGCAAAATCATACTTGCCACCCATATCGAAAACATCGTTGGCTGTATACCAATACTCGCTCACTCCAACCAACTTGTCTGAATTAAAATCAATTGCGGGAACATGAATTCCGTTAAACAAACATGGTTCATCTTTGCATGGAAGGCCTTTATTAAGTAGTGGTACCAACTGATTCAAACAATGTTCGAAGTCACCGGTTCCTATAAACGTGACATTCGTGTTGGAGCCATCATAATAGTTAAAAGAATGTCCCGCTGGAGCACATGGGTCTGAAATTGTATTTAATGCTGCATCGTGTTGGTGATTAGGCAATGAGTCAATATTTAGCACTAAATATTCAGAAAGACGCTTCCTCGCCTCGTTAGCACCGAATCCCAACCATGTTGACACAAATACCTTCCATTCATGATCTTCACCATCCAAACTTCTCAAATGAACATCATATAAATCATCAAGATGACGTTCAGTTTCAGTCTTGTTCGGAGAAAATGCTATTTGAGCAGATGCACCACCCATATCCATAAACCCAAAAGAGTGGGCATTTTCGCTGTAGCTCCTAGTGGGACCTAGCAGATAATTCAACGCTAGCCATCCATATAACCCCTCTGTTTCACCATCTATTACTGAGATATGGCTCTCACATTCTGGTAGGTAAAAATTTGTGTTTTCTTTCAAAGACAAACAAACTTCATTCAATAGACTTGCTTGATCTTTGTCCGGTAACAGTCTCATTCCAGCAGTAGCCAAAAAATAGATAGGCGTAGAAAAATGTTCTTCGGCAGGGATAATAGACTGTGCATGTTTTATGAGTTCTTGTAAGTGGTCAGTCCAGACCTTGTCTAGTTTCTTTGCATATGATGAAATTCCAGGGCtagtcttcttcttccattGTGGGTCTAAGTGAAGTGGTGGTAGTGACTGCaatgattttttatttttggattGTTCAGCTCTGTACTGAATTGGATCTGGCCATTCGTACACAAACAACCGGGACCCACTTGACCCGGCATCTATTATAACGGCATATCGAGAATCAGAtcctttttttgatattggtgACCGTCTAACAAAATTTGGCGGCGGCATTATGGAACAGAACGATATGTTGTCTTCTCATATAGGATACTCAATCAAATTCTTATTTCCTATATCTTTGCCGAATTTTTGACATACAGTTCCAAGCTTACAAGCCAAGATTTATACTGAAACACCGGGAATCTTTGTTCTAATTGCCCTTATCAATGAATGATATTGACAGTTGCTTTACAAGATAAATCAAATCCACCTTCAGTAACCCGCCTCTTTATGATGCAGAAATATCTCTCCACAAAGACCAAGCAAGAAATAAAACTACTGAGTCTCagtcaatatttttgaaaagaaaataaatacaagaTAAACTGGTGATTAACTTTATTTGGGTATGCTGACTTTATCATTATAACGTGGCAGCTAGCGCCGCGCTTAGCTTATCTACGGCGTGTTGACTAAAACGGATAAGATCTAGAACAAAATATCAGCCATACTCTATTTTGGCCCTAGTTTAGTTAGTTTTAGTATCTGTTGCTAATTTTTATAAAATCTCTTAATATAGTATTGACATTTTGGCTAGAAAATTTTTAGAATTGGAAAGCATCTAGTCATGATAAGCTCAATCcgatattttgtttgttttgatta
This window harbors:
- the YND1 gene encoding Ynd1p (Apyrase with wide substrate specificity; helps prevent inhibition of glycosylation by hydrolyzing nucleoside tri- and diphosphates that inhibit glycotransferases; partially redundant with Gda1p; mediates adenovirus E4orf4-induced toxicity; GO_component: GO:0030137 - COPI-coated vesicle [Evidence IDA] [PMID 14562095]; GO_component: GO:0005794 - Golgi apparatus [Evidence IEA,IEA]; GO_component: GO:0005794 - Golgi apparatus [Evidence IDA] [PMID 14562095]; GO_component: GO:0000139 - Golgi membrane [Evidence IDA] [PMID 10551827]; GO_component: GO:0016021 - integral component of membrane [Evidence IEA]; GO_component: GO:0016020 - membrane [Evidence IEA,IEA]; GO_component: GO:0016020 - membrane [Evidence IDA] [PMID 10409709]; GO_function: GO:0005524 - ATP binding [Evidence IEA]; GO_function: GO:0016787 - hydrolase activity [Evidence IEA,IEA]; GO_function: GO:0017110 - nucleoside-diphosphatase activity [Evidence IDA] [PMID 10409709]; GO_function: GO:0017111 - nucleoside-triphosphatase activity [Evidence IDA] [PMID 10409709]; GO_function: GO:0000166 - nucleotide binding [Evidence IEA]; GO_process: GO:0006629 - lipid metabolic process [Evidence IEA]; GO_process: GO:0006486 - protein glycosylation [Evidence IEA]; GO_process: GO:0006486 - protein glycosylation [Evidence IMP] [PMID 10409709]; GO_process: GO:0006665 - sphingolipid metabolic process [Evidence IEA]): MPPPNFVRRSPISKKGSDSRYAVIIDAGSSGSRLFVYEWPDPIQYRAEQSKNKKSLQSLPPLHLDPQWKKKTSPGISSYAKKLDKVWTDHLQELIKHAQSIIPAEEHFSTPIYFLATAGMRLLPDKDQASLLNEVCLSLKENTNFYLPECESHISVIDGETEGLYGWLALNYLLGPTRSYSENAHSFGFMDMGGASAQIAFSPNKTETERHLDDLYDVHLRSLDGEDHEWKVFVSTWLGFGANEARKRLSEYLVLNIDSLPNHQHDAALNTISDPCAPAGHSFNYYDGSNTNVTFIGTGDFEHCLNQLVPLLNKGLPCKDEPCLFNGIHVPAIDFNSDKLVGVSEYWYTANDVFDMGGKYDFAKFSSKAKEFCSLSWEEVLANSEQGVYKDMKKEYLSTACFKAAWVVNILHEGFGVPVSDNGKVLLELDKRATSIDFENQLDTRNIHDFIDPFQSAVSIDGVELTWTLGKAMLYASSQIPSARPGMIDVGYMPAGVPNPQYIIGGEGIPFSTPIRHAPVISGIHILFVFLILLFWLAFAYFKSFLGRGHSSRRFLGFSSLFHNKLRYLTHPIWSVYSRFSGNGKSYIDDFGREDADRLLEEGLNEADFSLKSYPGSPSGSRTSYAPRRMKSSGNLGKSTSMLDLNSVPSRVSSRLNMRPEPIRPISSFDLRDEGLK